The window CCGCAGCGGTGCCCGGCCCGGAGCGGGTGTTCAAGGACCAGATCCTGGACGCTGCCTACGCCGAAGCCTCCATCGGCCCCGAAGCCGCGGCCCCGGCTGCTCGCCGGCCATCTCGGCGTCCCTCGCAGTGCCCATATGTCGATCAGACACACAGCAGAAGAACCGCCACCAAATTTTTGCGGTGTCGTCGATTGACTCGGGTGTTCGCGCCGGGCCCGCTTAGTCGAACAATGGAAAAGTCGGACACATGTCATCGTTGAGTGCCAAAGATCGCATGGCCGAGCCGAAGACCGTTCAGGGCTACATCGACGAACGGCCCACCTGGTCGGACGGCACAGCCATCACATCCACGCCGATGACCGGCATGCAATGGCGCATCTTCGGCCTTGCCTCCGCAGGCAAGCTCTTCGAGGGCATGGTCGTATTCATGACCGGTGTTGCGCTGCCGTTGATTTCGGTCGAGTTCGGGCTGGCAACCGCCGACAAGGGCTTGGTGACCGCCGCATCGCTGGCTGGCATCCTGGTCGGAGCCAGCGCACTCGGAGGGTTGGCCGACCACTTCGGCCGCAAGCGGATGTTCATTGCCGAGATGGTCATCTTCACGTGCTTTCTGATCGCACTGACCCTCGCGCCGAACTTCACAACCCTGGTGATCTGCCTCTTTGGCGCCGGGGTCGCGTTGGGTTGCGACTATCCCACGGCCCACATGGTGATTTCCGAAAGCATACCCACTTCGGTGCGGGGACGGTTGGTGGTGAGCGCCTTCGCCTTCCAGGCCGTCGGAGCGTTGACCGGAACCGTCATTGGCTTCGCCGTCCTCTATGAGAGCCCCGATGTCACCGCGTGGCGGTGGATGTACGCCGTGGCCATCGTGCCGGCAATCCTCGTCACCATCGGGCGCCTATACATCACCGAGAGTCCGCACTGGCTACTCCACGAGGGCCGAACGGACGAGGCCGAACAAGCCACCCTCCGGCTACTCAAACGGTCGCCGGCATATCCCACGAACGTGTCGCTTCGCCACATGATCGACGAGGCAACTACCTCTGCGAGCAGTTATGCGGCACTGTTCAATAAGAAGAACCGCAGGGCGACCATTCTTGCATCGGTGCCCTGGTTTCTCTCAGATCTGGGAACGTACGGAATCGGCATCTTCACCCCGACGATTCTGGCCGCGATCATCGGCAAGAAATCCGACGGCACCGCATTGGCTTCCACGATTCACAACGACTTGCTCGGCATCAAAGGTTCGGCATTGATGGACGTACTTTTCGTGATCGGCATCCTGGTCGCCATCGTGCTGGTGGACCGGGTCGGACGCATCAAATTGCAGACGATCGGGTTCATCGGCTGCGCGGTCGGCCTTCTTCTGGCGGCATTATCGATCAGGCCGGACGGGCAGCACACGATGATTCTGTTGTTCGCCGGATTCATGTTGTTCTATTTCATGACCAACCTGGGCCCCAACTCCATGACCTACCTCATCGCAGGCGAGGTCTTCCCCACCGAAGTCCGCGGCCGGGGAGCCGGATTCGCCGCGTCGTTCGCCAAAGTCGGAGCGGTGATGACCGCGTTCCTGTTTCCCATCCTGCTCAAGGAAATCGGGACATCAACCCTGCTTTACCTATTGGTTGTGGCGTTCATTCTGGGCGCCATCGTGACGGTGACCTTCCGCATCGAGACAACCAGGGTAAGTCTGGAGAACCTCGGAGCCGCACCCGACAACGATGTTGAGCCTCAGGCCACACCCAGGTAAGCAGCACGAATACTGTCGTCGGCCAACAACTCCCGGGCCGGGCCGGTGCGGGTCACCGACCCGGTCTCCAGGATGTAGGCGCGGTCGGAGCGGCTCAGCGCCTGCTGGGCATTCTGCTCGACCAGCAGCACCGTGGTGCCGGTGGCGTTGATCTCGGAGATGATCTTGAAGATCTGTGAGATCACCATCGGCGCAAGGCCCATCGACGGCTCGTCGAGCAACAGCACACGGGGACGGGCCATCAACGCGCGCCCGATAGCCAACATCTGCTGCTCACCGCCGGACAGCGTGCCGCCGACCTGAGCGCGGCGTTCGGCCAGCCGAGGGAAGGTCTCCAGCACCCAGTCCAACCGCTCGCGGTGTTCGGCCTTGCTGTCGAACGTGCGCCCGTAACAACCCATTTCGAGGTTCTCCAGCACCGACATGCCGGGGAACACTCCCCGGCCCTCGGGTGCCTGGACCAGGCCGTCGATGGCCCGCCGGTGGGCTTTGACCTTCGAGATGTCGCGGCCGTCGAACCACACCGAACCCGACGACAGCGGCCACAGCCCCGAGATGGCCCGCATCATCGTCGTCTTGCCGGCGCCGTTGGAACCCAGCAGCGTGACGAGCTCGCCCTGCCGTACCTCGAGCGAAATCCCGTGCAGCGCTTGGATTCTGCCGTAATGCACGACGATGTCGCGGACTTCGAGCAGGGGTGTGCTGGCTTCAGAGCTGGTCATCGGGCACTCCCAGATAGGCCGCGATGACCGCCGGGTCCTCGCGGATCTCGGCGGGCAGGCCGTCGGCGATCTTGCGGCCGAACTCCAGCACGACGATGCGGTCGGTGACGCCCATGACCAACCTCATGTCGTGCTCGATGAGCAACACGGTGTAGCCGTCGTCGCGGATGGCACGGATCAGGTCGATCAGGGCGGCTTTCTCACTGGGGTTGAAGCCCGCCGCCGGCTCGTCGAGGCACAGCAGTTTCGGCTCGGTGGCCAGCGCGCGGGCGATCTCCAGCCGACGCTGGTCGCCGTAGGGCAGGTTCTTGGCCTTCTCCTCGGCGCGGTGGGCGATGCCGACGAACTGCAGCAGGGCGACGGCCTTCTCGATCGCCGAACGCTCCTCGCGACGGTGGCGCGGACTGCGAATCAGGGCCCCCGGTACCGAGGTGTGGTGGCGGGCGTCGGTGCCGACGATGACGTTCTCCAGGGCGGTCATCTCGCCCCACAGCCGGATGTTCTGGAAGGTCCGGGCAATACCGCGGCGGGTGATCTGGTGGCGCTTGATGCGGCCCAGCGGCGCGCCGTCGAACGTGACCGAGCCCGAACTGGGCCGGTACACACCGGTGATGGCGTTGAAGCAGGTGGTCTTGCCGGCACCGTTGGGCCCGATCAGGCCGAGGATCTCACCGCGTTTGATCGAGAAGCTCACCGAGTCCAGCGCGGTCAGACCACCGAACTTCACGGTCAGATCCTTGGTCTCGAGCAGTGTCTCGCCCTCGGCGGCATGCACCTCCCGTTGCTGGGCTGCCAGGGTTTCGTCGACGACGGGTTCGGTCATGCCGCCGCCTTGGTATCGTCGGCGGCCCCCAACAGTTTCCGCGCCGACTTGCCGTAAGCCAGCAGCTGCTGGCGCACCGGGAAGAGGCCCTGCGGTCGGAAGATCATCAACACCACCAGCGCCAGCCCGAAGAACAGGTACTTCAGGTCGCCGAGGTTGATGCCCAGGAAATGCACGCCAAGCAGACGGTTGGGCAAGTAGACGATGACGAAGGCTCCGAAGAGCACGCCCAGCTTGTTTCCCTGGCCGCCGAGCACCACCGCGCACAGGAACAGCATCGAGTTGATGATGTTGAACGTCGGCGGCGCCACGTACTGCACCTGCCCGGCGTACAGCGCGCCGGACAGGCCGCCGATCGCCGCGCCGATCACGAAAGCCCACAGTTTGAACCGGAAGGTATTGACGCCCATGACTTCCGCGGCGTCCTCGTCTTCGCGGATGGCCACCCAGGCCCGTCCGGCCCGACTGCGTTCGAGGTTGCCGACCAGCAGCAGGATGCCCACCATCAGGATCAGGCCCAGCCAGAACCACCAGGTGCCGTAATTGGCGTGTCCGGACGAATTGCCGCTGGAGAACACGCCTTCGGGCAGCTTGTCGCTCTGGCCGATCCGCGGATAGGCCACCTCGTTGAGCCCGCGCGAACCGTTGGTCACATCAGAGAGGTTGTCGGCGAGCAGCCGGATTATCTCGCCGAAGCCGAGGGTGACGATCGCCAGGTAGTCACCGCGCAGCCGCAGGGTCGGTATGCCCAGGATCAGCCCAGCCAGTGCGGTGGCCGCCATGGCGATCGGGACACACGACAGCCAGGCCCACTTCTCGCTGAACATGCCGGTGGCACTCGACTTGTTCCACGGGCTGTCCGGGCTGGTGAGCAGGGCGACGGTGTAGGCGCCCACGGCGTAGAAACCGACGTATCCGAGGTCGAGCAGCCCGGCCTGGCCGACGACGACGTTGAGGCCAATCGCGATGATCGCCACCATCGCGAACTGGGCCATCGTGCCGCCGAAGCTGATGCCGGTGGTGTTGAAGTACGGCGGCGGGAACAGCGGGGTGAGGGCCAGTAGTCCGAACCCGATGACACCGAAGCCCCACTTCTGCACCCTGCTGAGACCCGACCACCACTCGCGCAACCCGTCACCGGGGGCCAGCAGGCATCTGCTCCAGCGGCCCGGAGTGTGATCGTCGGCTTCTCTGTGCGTCATTCGCGATCCGCCTGCGCTACTCGCTGGTGCCTCATGCCCTCGCCTTTCCGAGGCTTTCGCCGAGTATGCCGGTGGGCCGGATCATCAGCACCAGAACCAGCAGGATGAATGCGACGACGTCGCGCCACTGGGTGCCGAACACGGCCTGACCGTAGTTCTCCATGATGCCCAGGATCAGACCGCCGAGCAGCGCGCCGCGCAAGTTTCCGATGCCGCCGAGCACCGCCGCCGTGAAGGCCTTGATGCCCAGCAGGAAGCCGCCCGAGTAGATGATGCCCTGCGGCACCTTGAGGGTGTAGAGCAGCGCGGCGGCGCCGGCCAGCATGCCGCCGATGAGGAACGTGGTCATGATGATGCGTTCCCGCGAGACGCCCATCAGCGTGGCGGTGGTCGGATCCTGGGCGACCGCGCGGATGCCGCGGCCGAACTTCGTCCGGTTGATCGCGATGTCGGTCAGGATCGCCAGCACCAGTGCGGCGGCGACGATCACCAGCGTGACATTGGTGACCGAGGCACCGAAGACGTGGAACTGCGCCTTGGGCTGCACCAGGGTGATCGGCTGCTGGGCGTTACTGCCGCCGTAACCCTTGAGGAGCTTGGGCAGCACGAAGTGGACGAACTCCTGCAGGACGAATGACATGCCGATAGCCGTGATGAGGAACGTCAGCGGACGCGCGTTGCGGCGTCGCAGTGGCCGGTAGGCCACCGCCTCCAAACCTATTGCGGCCGAACCGGATACCAGCATCGCGAACAACATCGCGATGCCGAGGTACAAGATGGTCAGCAGCACGCCCTTGCTGTAGGCGTTGCCGCTGGGGGTGAATCCCAGAATGATGTCCAGGCAGAAATACGCGCCGAACATGCCGAGCATGAAGATCTCGGAGTGCGCGAAGTTGATCAGCCGCAGCACACCGAACACCAGTGTGTAACCGACCGCCACCAGGGCGTAGATCGCACCCCAGGACAACCCGTCGATGGTCAACTGCCAGAAGCCTTCTCGCAGGTTATCGACGTTGAAACCGATGTCACCGGCGAGGCAGGCGTACTGACCGAGGCACTCACGGATCATCCTGGGGCGGACTCCTTGCGGTCTGTCGTCAACGAGAACGCGTCCGAGACTTCGGGTCTCGGACGCGCCTCGTGAATCGCCTACTGAACCTTGTAGATCCAGATCAGGGTCGTGGTCAGTTCGCCCTTGTCGGTCCACTGGTACTTACGGGCCACACCTTGTCCGTCGTAGTTCTTGACCCACTCGAGCAGGTCCGGACGGGTGATCTTGCCGGCGTCGATGCCCTTGAGCAGCACCGTGCCCAGGTCGTATCCCTCGGTGCTGTACGTGCCGGGGGGCTGACCGAACTTCTTGGTGTACTCGTCGGCGAAGGCACCGGTGGCCGGGCCGCACGGGCAGGAAAGGATGGCGTCCTTGGAGGACTCACCGGCCTGCTTGACGAACTCCGGATCCTTGGTGCCGTCGGCGCTGACGAACTTGCCGGTGAAGCCGCCGTCGCGCAGCTGCTGCACGAACGGTGCCGCCTCGGCGTAGTAGCCGCTGTAGAACACCGAGTCCGGCGACCGGCCCTTGACCTGGGTCACCGCGGCCGAGAAGTCCTTGTCGCCCTTCTTCACCGAGATGTCGCAGGCCGAGTCGGCCACCGGGCCCAGGGTTGCACGGACAGCCTGCGCCAGGCCGGTGCCGTAGTCGGTGCTGTCGTCGACGACGCACACCTTGTTCTGCCCGAGGGTGTTCTTCAGGTAGTTGGCGACCGAGGGGCCCTGCACCCCGTCGTTGGCCAGGCCGCGGAAGAACGTCTTCCAGCCCTGCTCGGACAGCGTGACGTTGGTGGCCGAGGCGGTGGTCGACACCAGGCCGGCCTGGTCGAACACCGAGCCGGTGGCCTTGGTCTCACCGGAGAACCCCGGGCCGACGAGGCCGATGGTGAACGCGTCGTCGACGATCTGCGGCGCGATGGCCGTGGCCTTCTGCGGATCGCCTTCGGTGTCGAACGGCTTGAGCTGGACCTGGCAGCCGGGGTTGGCGGCGTTGTGCTTGTCGATGGCGAGCTGCACGCCGTTCTTGATGTTGATGCCCAGGGCGGCGTCGGGGCCGTTGAGCGCGCCGGCCATGGCGATCGACACCGGCGGGCAGCTGGCCTTGCCGTCGCCGGCAGGGTCGGCCGCAACGGCGCCGGCCTCGGGCTTCACCTCGGCGCCGTTCTGATCGATCTGGACCTGCTCGACGATCTTGAGGTCACTTTGCGGGGCCTTCTCCCCGCTCGGTGGGGACTGGTTGCAGCCGGCAATGCCCAACACCGCCAACAGCGCCGAACTAGCGGCGATTGCACTCCGCGTCGCGCGACCGCGCACGTTTCACCTCCGGATCAGTGGGTCATCTGGCGTCGACATCGCAGACCGCACCCGGGCCCGACGGGTCGACACTTCCGCTAGAACATAGCCAACCCTGCGCCGCAGCGCGTGATCTTGGACGACGCCCGGCCGTGAGCGTAGGTGCCGACGCGACAAACGGCACGGTCAGAACGGTGGGCGACCGACGGCAGGTCGCAGCGGAAACGCAGAGTTAACGCGGCGGGTCGGCGTCCAGCGTTTCCAGGACCACCTCGGCGACCCGCCTCATGGTGGTGCGCCGGTCCATCGCCGCGCGCTGGATCCACTTGAAGGCCTCGGGCTCGGTCATCCCCTGCTTGGTCTGCAGCAGCCCCTTGGCGCGCTCGACGAGCTTGCGGGTCTCCAGCCGGTCGGAGAGGTTGGCCACCTCACGCTCGAGTTCGGTCACCTCGGCGAAACGGCTGACGGCGATCTCGATGGCCGGGATCAGGTCGCTGATCGAGAAGGGCTTGACCAGATAGGCCATCGCCCCGGCGTCGCGCGCCTTCTCGACGAGGTCGCGCTGGCTGAAAGCGGTGAGGACCACGATCGGTGCGATGCGCTTCGCGGCGATCTCGGAGGCGGCGTCGATACCGTCCCGCCGGGGCATCTTGACGTCCATGATCACCAGATCTGGGCGCAGCTGCTCGGCCAGCTCGACGGCTTCCTGCCCGTCGCCGGCCTCGCCCACGATGTCGTAGCCCTCTTCGCGCAGCATCTCGGCCAGGTCTAGCCGGATCAGCGCTTCGTCCTCGGCGATCAGAACCCGGTGGGAAGCGCGGCCTTCAGCGTCGGTAGACCCGGTCATGAGGCCATTGTCGCTTGGCGGGCGCCAAACAGCGACCTCGGGGCACTCGGCGGCACCGCGCGACGGGCTCACCGCACGCATCGTCTAAGGTGGAAAACCGCCGCCACGCGGCCTGCCCTCGTATCCCAACTGGCAGAGGAAACGGATTCAAAACCCGTACAGTGTGAGTTCGAATCTCACCGAGGGCACGAGATCTACAGACACGTTGTTGCGGCCAGCAGGTGGTTTCTATGTGCTTCGTCTGATACCGCCGAGGTGCGCGGGCCGGTCACAGAGTTTCGAAAACCGTTGTGCCCGAGAGCGTTTCAATCGGATGGACCTTTACATGACTTTCGACAGGAATGCCTTGGTGCGGTTATGCTGCGGGTTGCTCAGCACTTCGCGCGGGGCTCCGCTCTCCACGATCACTCCGCCGTCCATGAACACCAGCTGATCGGCGACCTCACGGGCGAAACCCATCTCATGGGTGACGACGACCATCGTCATGCCTTCGCTGGCAAGCTTTTTCATCACGGCCAGGACCTCGCCGACCAGCTCGGGGTCCAAGGCCGAAGTGGGCTCGTCGAACAGCATGAGCTTGGGGTCCATGGCCAGTGCACGGGCGATGGCGACTCGCTGCTGCTGCCCGCCGGACAGCTGAGCCGGGTAGGCGTCGGCCTTGTCCGACAATCCCACCTGGTTGAGCAGGTCGCGAGCCCGCTCGATGGCCGCAGATTTCTTGACCTTCTTGACGTGGATCGGCGCCTCGACGATGTTGTCCAGCGCAGTGCGATGGGGAAACAGGTTGAAGTGTTGAAAAACCATGCCGATGTCGCGGCGTTGTTTGGCCGCGTCGCGGGGTGACATCTCGTAGAGCTTGCCCTGGCCCTCCCGGTAGCCCACCAGTTCGCCGTCGACGTAGAGCCGGCCGGCGGTGACGGTCTCCAGGTGGTTGATGCACCGCAGGAACGTCGACTTGCCGGAACCCGACGGCCCGACGAGCACCAGTACCTGGCCGCGGTCCACGGTCAGGGTCACGCCCTTCAAGACCGACAGCGCCCCGAAGTCCTTGCAGACCGTCTCGGCCCGCACCATGGGTTCGGTGCTCATACGTGTCCCGCCTCCGTGCCGGTCTGCGCCTTGGCCAGCGCCTCCAGCTGCTTCGACGTCAAGCGCCGGGAGATACCACGCGAGAAGTACTTCTCCAGGTAGTACTGCCCGACCATCAGGATGCTCGTGACGAGCAGGTACCACGTCGCGGCCACCAACAGCAGCGGGACGGGTTCGAAGATGCGGGCGGCGATCTCCCGCGAGGCGATGCTGTAGAGGTCATACGAGTACGGCACCGCGGTCACCAGCGAGGTGGTCTTCAGCATGCTGATGACCTCGTTGCCGGTCGGCGGGATGATCACCCGCATCGCCTGGGGAAGCACGGTGCGCCGCATCGTCATTCCCCACGACATGCCCAGCGCGGTGGAAGCCTCCGTCTGCCCTTCGGGCACGGAAGTGATTCCGGCCCGGATGATCTCGGCCATGTAGGCGGCCTCGTTGAGACCGAGGCCGATGACCGCCAGCGCGAAGGGAATCGACAGGCTCTGCAGATTGAGATGGAACAACGACGGACCGAACGGCACACCCAACTGGATGTTCTGGTAGATCGTCGGGATCAGGCCCCAGAACACCAGCTGCACGTACACCGGTGTGCCGCGGAAGATCCAGAGGAACACCCACGACACCGTCCGGAACACCGGGTTCGGTGACAGTCGCATCACCGACATGACGACACCGAGGACGATGCCGAGCACCATCGAGTAGACCGTCAGCTGCAGCGTGTTGAACACACCCAGCAGAATGCGTTCGTTGAACAAGTACTCGGCATAGGTCGACCAGCCGTATGCCGAGTTGGTGGCCGCGCCGTAGATGAACAACCCGACCAGAATGATGATGACGGTCGCCCCCACCCACCGCCACGGGTGTCGCAGTGGCACCGCATTGATGGCGGATGGGGCCGACACGTCGACGTGTGCCATATCGGTCAGCTGGTCGCCCCGTTGATCACCGGCTTGGTGATCATGCCCTGCTCGACGCCCCAGTTGCTGGCGATGGTCTTGTAGTCACCCGTTTCGATCAGGTGCTCCAGCGCTTTCTGCAACGGCTGGGCCAGCGGCGAGCCCTTCGCGACGGGCCAGCCGTAGGGCGCGGCCTCGAAGATCTCGCCGGCGGCCTCGAGCTTGCCCTTGCTCTGCTTGATGGCGTAGGCCGTCACCGGCGAGTCCGCCGACATGGCGTCGGCCTGGCCCAGGACCACCGCGTTGGTGGCCGCGTCCTGGCCGTCGAACTTCAGGATCTCGATCGGCGGCTTGCCGGCGTCGGTGCACGCCTGGCTCTTCTTGGGCAGCTCTTCGGTCTCCTCGGTGGTGGTCGCCTGCACGGCCACCTTCTTGCCGCACGCGTTGTTCGGATCGATGGGCGAACCGGGACGCTGCGCCCACAGGATGCCCGCGTTGAAGTAATCGACGAAGTCAACCGATGCCTGGCGTTCCTTGGTGTCGGTGAACGACGACATGCCGACGTTGTAGGTGCCCTGCTGGACCGCGGGGATGATCTTGGCGAAGTCGGACTCGCGATAGTCGGCGGTCAGGCCGAGGGTGGCCGCTATGGCGTTCATCAGGTCGACGTCGAAGCCGACGATCTTGCCGCTGGAATCCTTGAACTCGTTGGGGGCGTAGGGAATGTTCACCCCGACGACGAGCTTGCCGGACTTCTTGATGTCATCGGGCACGCTGGCGGCGATCTCGTCGACCTTGGCGGGCTTTACCGCGCTGGTGGACTCGGACGGGCCGGCGCTGTTTTCGGACTTGCTGCTGCAGCCCGAGAGCAGCAGGGAGCCCGCCACGGCGATCACCCCGGCGGCACGCCACCAGCGGCCGATCCCCCGACGGTCTTGACATCCACTGAGCACGGTTGCCTCAACTTTCTGCATCGGGCCGCAGGGCACCCTCACGCCGAGGACGAAAACGGCCTTGGACCCAGCTCGCACTGCCGGTAACGGAACAGTAGTGGAGACGTAGCGCCGCGGCAGGAGAACGAATCGCCTCGTCGGGACCTAAGACCCCATTAACTTCCTGAAGTGCGAAAATACCGCTACCGGCTACCTCGTTATGTCACACTTCGGCCATGACAACTACCTCCGCCCCACCCCTGCTTCCGCACCTGTGGAAGTCGGTCCTGCTGTCCGGAATACTGTCGCTGGTCCTGGGCATCCTGGTACTGGTCTGGCCGGGCATCTCCATCCTGGTCGCCGCGATCTTCTTTGGCGCCTTCCTGCTGGTCAGCGGCATCAGCCAGGTGTTCCACGCGTTCACGCTGCATGTGTCGGCCGGCAGCCGGGCGCTGCTGTTCATCAGCGGCGCGGCCGCCCTGATACTGGCGGTGCTGTGCTTCCGCAGCATCCAGAACTCGATCCTGTTGCTGGCCATCTGGATCGGTGTCGGCTTCATCTTCCGCGGTGTCGCCACGGCCGCCTCGGCGATCAGCGACCCCGACACCCCGGGACGCGGCTGGGAGATCTTCGTCGGCATCATCAGCCTGGTGGCGGGCATCGTCGTGCTCGCGTCGCCGTTCCCGTCGCTGGCCACCCTGACTCTCGTCGTCGGCATCTGGCTGGTGGTCATCGGCGTCTTCGAGATCGTGGCTTCCTTCGGAATCCGCAAGGCCTCCAAAAACATCCGAGAGACGGTCGCCGCTGCCACGTCCTGACGCCGCTGTGACGCACCTCAGCTGGGACTAAGCCCACAGTCGCGAAGCGCGGATCGCTACTACAGTGTGTCGTAGATAGGCGATCCGCGCCTTCTGCGTGTCGTTTGTGGAGACTTCGACCATGGGTGCTCTTGACGTTTCACGGTGGCAGTTCGGCATCACGACCGTCTACCACTTCATCTTCGTCCCGCTGACGATCGGGCTGGCTCCCCTGATCGCGGCGATGCAAACCGTGTGGGTGGTCACCGACAACACTGCCTGGTACCGGATGACGAAGTTCTTCGGGAAGGTCTTCCTGATCAACTTCGCCATCGGCGTGGCAACCGGCATCGTGCAGGAGTTCCAGTTCGGGATGAACTGGAGCGAGTATTCCCGCTTCGTCGGCGACATCTTCGGCGCGCCGCTCGCGCTGGAGGCCCTGGTCGCCTTCTTCCTCGAATCCACGTTCATCGGATTGTGGATCTTCGGGTGGAACCGGCTCCCCAGGTGGCTGCACCTGACCTCGATCTGGCTGGTCGCCTTCGCCGTCAACCTCTCGGCGTTCTTCATCATCAGCGCCAACTCCTTCATGCAGCACCCGGTCGGCGCGAGGTACAACCCGCTCACCCGGCGCGCCGAGTTGGAGAGCATCACCGAGCTGTTCACCAACAACACCGCTGTTGCCGCCTTCTGGCACGCCGTCGCCGCCTCGTTCCTCACCGCGGCAACGTTCGTCGCTGCGGTGTGCGCCTGGTGGATGGTGCGGGCCAAGGGCTCTCCCGATGCCGCCGCGCTGTATCGGCCCGGGGCGATCCTGGGAGCATGGGTGGCCATCGTCGCCAGTTTCGGGCTGTTCTTCACCGGTGATGTACAGGGCAAGCTGATGTTCCACCAGCAACCGATGAAGATGGCCGCCGCCGAATCGCTGTGCCACACCGAACTGGATCCGAGGTTCTCCGTGCTGACGGTGGGAACGCACAACAACTGTGACAGCATC is drawn from Candidatus Mycolicibacterium alkanivorans and contains these coding sequences:
- a CDS encoding amino acid ABC transporter ATP-binding protein; protein product: MVRAETVCKDFGALSVLKGVTLTVDRGQVLVLVGPSGSGKSTFLRCINHLETVTAGRLYVDGELVGYREGQGKLYEMSPRDAAKQRRDIGMVFQHFNLFPHRTALDNIVEAPIHVKKVKKSAAIERARDLLNQVGLSDKADAYPAQLSGGQQQRVAIARALAMDPKLMLFDEPTSALDPELVGEVLAVMKKLASEGMTMVVVTHEMGFAREVADQLVFMDGGVIVESGAPREVLSNPQHNRTKAFLSKVM
- a CDS encoding amino acid ABC transporter permease, whose translation is MAHVDVSAPSAINAVPLRHPWRWVGATVIIILVGLFIYGAATNSAYGWSTYAEYLFNERILLGVFNTLQLTVYSMVLGIVLGVVMSVMRLSPNPVFRTVSWVFLWIFRGTPVYVQLVFWGLIPTIYQNIQLGVPFGPSLFHLNLQSLSIPFALAVIGLGLNEAAYMAEIIRAGITSVPEGQTEASTALGMSWGMTMRRTVLPQAMRVIIPPTGNEVISMLKTTSLVTAVPYSYDLYSIASREIAARIFEPVPLLLVAATWYLLVTSILMVGQYYLEKYFSRGISRRLTSKQLEALAKAQTGTEAGHV
- a CDS encoding branched-chain amino acid ABC transporter permease; its protein translation is MIRECLGQYACLAGDIGFNVDNLREGFWQLTIDGLSWGAIYALVAVGYTLVFGVLRLINFAHSEIFMLGMFGAYFCLDIILGFTPSGNAYSKGVLLTILYLGIAMLFAMLVSGSAAIGLEAVAYRPLRRRNARPLTFLITAIGMSFVLQEFVHFVLPKLLKGYGGSNAQQPITLVQPKAQFHVFGASVTNVTLVIVAAALVLAILTDIAINRTKFGRGIRAVAQDPTTATLMGVSRERIIMTTFLIGGMLAGAAALLYTLKVPQGIIYSGGFLLGIKAFTAAVLGGIGNLRGALLGGLILGIMENYGQAVFGTQWRDVVAFILLVLVLMIRPTGILGESLGKARA
- a CDS encoding ANTAR domain-containing response regulator, producing the protein MTGSTDAEGRASHRVLIAEDEALIRLDLAEMLREEGYDIVGEAGDGQEAVELAEQLRPDLVIMDVKMPRRDGIDAASEIAAKRIAPIVVLTAFSQRDLVEKARDAGAMAYLVKPFSISDLIPAIEIAVSRFAEVTELEREVANLSDRLETRKLVERAKGLLQTKQGMTEPEAFKWIQRAAMDRRTTMRRVAEVVLETLDADPPR
- a CDS encoding branched-chain amino acid ABC transporter permease, whose protein sequence is MTHREADDHTPGRWSRCLLAPGDGLREWWSGLSRVQKWGFGVIGFGLLALTPLFPPPYFNTTGISFGGTMAQFAMVAIIAIGLNVVVGQAGLLDLGYVGFYAVGAYTVALLTSPDSPWNKSSATGMFSEKWAWLSCVPIAMAATALAGLILGIPTLRLRGDYLAIVTLGFGEIIRLLADNLSDVTNGSRGLNEVAYPRIGQSDKLPEGVFSSGNSSGHANYGTWWFWLGLILMVGILLLVGNLERSRAGRAWVAIREDEDAAEVMGVNTFRFKLWAFVIGAAIGGLSGALYAGQVQYVAPPTFNIINSMLFLCAVVLGGQGNKLGVLFGAFVIVYLPNRLLGVHFLGINLGDLKYLFFGLALVVLMIFRPQGLFPVRQQLLAYGKSARKLLGAADDTKAAA
- a CDS encoding ABC transporter ATP-binding protein, encoding MTEPVVDETLAAQQREVHAAEGETLLETKDLTVKFGGLTALDSVSFSIKRGEILGLIGPNGAGKTTCFNAITGVYRPSSGSVTFDGAPLGRIKRHQITRRGIARTFQNIRLWGEMTALENVIVGTDARHHTSVPGALIRSPRHRREERSAIEKAVALLQFVGIAHRAEEKAKNLPYGDQRRLEIARALATEPKLLCLDEPAAGFNPSEKAALIDLIRAIRDDGYTVLLIEHDMRLVMGVTDRIVVLEFGRKIADGLPAEIREDPAVIAAYLGVPDDQL
- a CDS encoding branched-chain amino acid ABC transporter substrate-binding protein, producing MRGRATRSAIAASSALLAVLGIAGCNQSPPSGEKAPQSDLKIVEQVQIDQNGAEVKPEAGAVAADPAGDGKASCPPVSIAMAGALNGPDAALGINIKNGVQLAIDKHNAANPGCQVQLKPFDTEGDPQKATAIAPQIVDDAFTIGLVGPGFSGETKATGSVFDQAGLVSTTASATNVTLSEQGWKTFFRGLANDGVQGPSVANYLKNTLGQNKVCVVDDSTDYGTGLAQAVRATLGPVADSACDISVKKGDKDFSAAVTQVKGRSPDSVFYSGYYAEAAPFVQQLRDGGFTGKFVSADGTKDPEFVKQAGESSKDAILSCPCGPATGAFADEYTKKFGQPPGTYSTEGYDLGTVLLKGIDAGKITRPDLLEWVKNYDGQGVARKYQWTDKGELTTTLIWIYKVQ
- a CDS encoding ABC transporter ATP-binding protein encodes the protein MTSSEASTPLLEVRDIVVHYGRIQALHGISLEVRQGELVTLLGSNGAGKTTMMRAISGLWPLSSGSVWFDGRDISKVKAHRRAIDGLVQAPEGRGVFPGMSVLENLEMGCYGRTFDSKAEHRERLDWVLETFPRLAERRAQVGGTLSGGEQQMLAIGRALMARPRVLLLDEPSMGLAPMVISQIFKIISEINATGTTVLLVEQNAQQALSRSDRAYILETGSVTRTGPARELLADDSIRAAYLGVA
- a CDS encoding MFS transporter — encoded protein: MAEPKTVQGYIDERPTWSDGTAITSTPMTGMQWRIFGLASAGKLFEGMVVFMTGVALPLISVEFGLATADKGLVTAASLAGILVGASALGGLADHFGRKRMFIAEMVIFTCFLIALTLAPNFTTLVICLFGAGVALGCDYPTAHMVISESIPTSVRGRLVVSAFAFQAVGALTGTVIGFAVLYESPDVTAWRWMYAVAIVPAILVTIGRLYITESPHWLLHEGRTDEAEQATLRLLKRSPAYPTNVSLRHMIDEATTSASSYAALFNKKNRRATILASVPWFLSDLGTYGIGIFTPTILAAIIGKKSDGTALASTIHNDLLGIKGSALMDVLFVIGILVAIVLVDRVGRIKLQTIGFIGCAVGLLLAALSIRPDGQHTMILLFAGFMLFYFMTNLGPNSMTYLIAGEVFPTEVRGRGAGFAASFAKVGAVMTAFLFPILLKEIGTSTLLYLLVVAFILGAIVTVTFRIETTRVSLENLGAAPDNDVEPQATPR